From a region of the Helianthus annuus cultivar XRQ/B chromosome 5, HanXRQr2.0-SUNRISE, whole genome shotgun sequence genome:
- the LOC110943380 gene encoding glutaredoxin yields MKEWRNKVNDYNPYFVLGDIWESLKEWSAYGARVPLVLNESDSVVQYNVPYLSDIQLYVDPTTPLTKRSKTWCGYCKSVKKLFSELNVSYKVIELDEESDGGEIQSTLKEWTGQSIVPNVFIGGKHIGGSDAIMEKHRAGKLVLLLTEAGAIANASAQL; encoded by the exons ATGAAGGAATGGAGGAATAAAGTAAACGATTACAACCCATATTTTGTACTTGGGGATATTTGGGAGTCTTTAAAGGAATGGAGTGCATATGGAGCTCGAGTTCCTCTTGTGTTGAATGAAAGTGATTCAGTTGTTCAATACAATGTTCCTTATTTGTCCGACATTCAACTTTATGTAGATCCGACAACACCCCTAACCAAAAGAAG CAAGACTTGGTGTGGCTATTGCAAGAGCGTGAAGAAACTGTTCTCCGAGCTTAACGTGTCCTACAAGGTTATCGAACTGGATGAAGAAA GTGATGGAGGTGAAATCCAATCCACTCTAAAGGAGTGGACCGGTCAGAGTATTGTTCCTAATGTATTCATAGGTGGGAAGCACATTGGTGGCTCGGATG ctattatGGAGAAGCATCGAGCTGGGAAGCTGGTGCTTTTGCTAACCGAAGCAGGTGCCATTGCGAATGCCTCTGCACAGCTCTGA